Proteins encoded within one genomic window of Tamandua tetradactyla isolate mTamTet1 chromosome 11, mTamTet1.pri, whole genome shotgun sequence:
- the LOC143649391 gene encoding prokineticin-1-like produces the protein MRTAVHIFIVHTFILLLLVTFSDCAIMTGACERDVQCGAGTCCAISVWVRGIRQCIPLGQKCEKCHPASGKVPFSGQRQHHTCPCAPNLQCSKFPDGKFRCSLGVKIISENPDGCTGFL, from the exons ATGAGAACTGCTGTGCACATCTTCATCGTGCACACCTTCATCCTGCTCCTCTTGGTAACTTTTTCTGACTGTGCCATCATGACGGG G GCCTGTGAGCGGGATGTCCAGTGCGGAGCAGGCACCTGCTGTGCCATCAGTGTGTGGGTGCGTGGGATACGGCAGTGCATCCCACTGGGTCAGAAATGTGAGAAGTGCCACCCTGCCAGCGGCAAG GTCCCCTTCTCCGGACAACGCCAGCACCACACCTGCCCCTGTGCGCCCAACCTGCAGTGCTCCAAGTTCCCCGACGGCAAGTTCCGCTGTTCCTTGGGCGTAAAGATCATCAGCG agaatcctgacggATGCACAGGGTTTCTTTGA